The sequence below is a genomic window from Coffea arabica cultivar ET-39 chromosome 4c, Coffea Arabica ET-39 HiFi, whole genome shotgun sequence.
ATCTATCCCCAACAAATTACTATCTTATTCACGATAGACACAAGTAATTCCAACTTCACAATGCCAGCAACAACACACTTAAAAGAATCACCTCAGAATTCATAGAACACAAACCAGAGTTCATTTACATTTCAGCAACTAACACTACTGCACCAGAATACACATTCCCATTCTTACGGCAGCCCCCTCAAGCAATTGCACGGCCAAATTGATCACAAAGGTGGAAATAAATTAGAGTATGCAGCAGAATTCAAACTGCCAGCAAACCCGCATACCAAAATTAAGGAGGCATCCATGAATCCTTCCCCAATATCAAAGCCAACTCTGCAATGCATTcagaagaagggaaaagaaaaacaaggttaGCTCATTAGGCAAAATTTTACACTCGGAAATAGATTGCAACAGACAGCATAAAGAAACAGTTTTTCTCCAAATTAGACATCGACATCCAAATAATTCTCGTCATAAGGGAAGTCAACCCCCTTTTCCCTCCTCTCCACACTAACATAGtatccaaaaaagaaagattgGATATCTTTTAGATTAGATGAGCTAAAACTGAGCTGGTTGGTTCACTTAATCTTGGCACAATGCTAAAAGGCAAAGCAATCTTTAGATGACCAAATGCAAAGTTTCCAAGCAAGATGCTAATCAGCTTATTTCTTTCTTaactatttattttatcaagCGTAAGTAATATCATCTCATCTTATTCAAACAATACTAAGAAAGTAGTAAAAACCAACAAAAGAACTTCACTTAAATTACAATACTGATGATCAAAGCAAGCATTGCCATGGATTCACCATCTCAACCCACCCcacaaaaaattctaaaaagaaaaatgattctCTAGTACAGCAATAAATGAAATTATGCATacctatcaaaaaaaaaaaaaagcaggtAAAAAAAATACGATGATGAAATCTGAGCTGAAAACCAAAGcataataacaaaaaaaaaaaggcaaaaggcATAAACTTTCTATGTATCTGTACAAAGAGCAATAAAGGGACGCACCAATGAAGCTTCTGAACTTGTATAGATTTTCTCTAATTCAGTCAGATAAAGCTCAAGAATCATACAAATAATCTgggctaaaaataaaaattaataatcaagttggattaatatatttttttctaattttattcTGAGGTTTCACGCATTTCTATCTGTTTCTCTCCTCTCATCTCTCTCTATCTCCCTCTTTTCTGCCTGCAGttaaaagaaagaagaataGTTGTTGAAAAATGGAGGCTTGTTAAGTTGTAGCCTGTTGGCCTCTCAAGTCTCAACCCATCTTGCACGCATATTTTTGTGTTAAGCTATATATATTACAATAATCGACTCTCAGCGCaatgtttttgttttttcccgTTCATATAAAAGATTATGGATGGTTATATGCAAGAATCTTATTGTTGGTTTTGTATACAATTCTATTTTAGGGATGATAAAGGATAGGGTAAAATTTAATACCCACGAATAGTTGATCTGATAAAATCTGGACGTTGATGGATAATTCGTCAGGGTTTAATATTTACGAGAAGCTACTAATAGATAATCCAATAAGATTTGATAGGAGAATCCTAATAATTTCATATCCGGTACCCAACATACAATATGTGTGTGAAGAGGAATTAATACCTTTGTTAAACTTGCATATTCTCTCTAGTTTGTTTTCACTTTCTATACAAATCCTTGTTGAGAAATGTGAGATAATTGTTTGAatctttttttgaaaaactattAAATTTACTCATCATAAAATATTGCATTTCTCTATAATTCTACTTAAGTTTAAAATTCAACATAGTGTGCTGATTTTACATGATATGTATTGATTTTaggttaataaaataaaagctaattccctttttttttggaaattattcagaTTAACGGGTAGAAGGTACCGATGAATGATCCGAACCTAAAATGAGAGGGTTTGGTAATAAGAATTAAAATCGGTAGGATAATCCTATAGTATTTGGTAAAAAGATTTAGATATATGAGTTAGGATTTGATAAGCAAGTTTTTTGAGGATATTCAACCCACTATCAtccctaaattttttttcttttttgattttttaaacatTAGAGGACTGTATTTTAACAAATGGAAGCTTCAAAAGAATTTTCTTAACTACCTTAACATGACGGAAAGTTATATTTTGGTCACTACTATCATGTCATTTAATCAGACATTGAATCGAATCGAATGACATATTTGACAAGTTTCAATAAGCATTCCAACCAAATTATTTATCAAGGTTAACCTTGATTATTCCAAAATCCTGACTCATTTAGTGCCTACCTTCCcagaaaaataaatgacagtGTTAAGTAGTTACCattgttgtaaaaaaaaaaaaaaaaaaaaatttcatagcGCAACAATAAATTAATGTTACAAGCAACCTTATTTGTGACAACACATTtatcaatcacttttttatatcatatatatcaaatcgctaaaATACATTTTATTACAGAAACTCCTAAAAATAGCAGTACAAAGGGTTCTAATTTTACGAGCACGAGCACATGATTTTGGTCTATATTTGGATGTAAAACTCTACCAATGTTTATTGTGTGGGACAATGAAATAAGCCGTGTAAGAGAAGTAGGATCTCTGACATTCTCATGTGCACTAGAAAAATCTTAAATAACATTCATAATATGTGTATATTTGGAAGAGAAGTCTTAATCAAATTCGTGTTAGGTTAATGTTTAAGTTCAAGCTTCTCCATGAATGCGATGTGGGACTTGTATAAGTTTAGATTTTGAACTCTATCCAACTTTTGTAGTTGTGATTGAATCATACAAATATTGACTTCCCTATATCTAGgggtgggcgcgggtcgggtacccgccccaTTCATCATTTGGCTGACTCGACCCGCACCTTGCGGGTCAGCCATTTTTTGATCCTTATCCGCTCCGAATATCAGCGGATACCCGTCCTATAACGGGTACCTGCTGAGATAGGGTCGGATCAGCGAGTAcccgcccccgcccccgccccgcttatcatttaatttttttttaaaaaataatttataccaatttaattttatattttacacattcatctaagatttaataatttttttttctaaaaaaaggtttcccaccaagaaacaagcatatgaaaagaatataagataaaggaaaaaaattaaaagaattcaaaatcaataaaagtttgaaataagtagcacaatttttaatatatatgttccacattaattaaactttttctgtaaaatataagatcatggcctttacaaatgaatcttgtaaataaactatagtctctcatatttgtaatgcaatttgttcattaaaattacttatttagttctaacttattattttatagtgtgtgtataaaaataaaaataaaaataaaaaatatatatatgcggggcggatcgggtacccgcgaatttttaattatgtgaccctaaCCCGCTCCGCATCTTAGCGGATATCCGACCCTCTTTTGacccgatcaaataataaaaatcagATATTCTAATTTTCGGATCGAATCGGATCGGATATGATGGGTTTTTGGGTTAGcggataattttgcccacccctacctATATCATATTGCCACCATAGCATCTTTCACAATACTTTAGAAGCTGTGCATTTTTGCTACATGTGACCTGTTTTGAAACTTTGGTTGGGGAAGAAAATTTGGTAGAAGTTCCAGTCACCTGtgcaagaaaatagaaaagtaaaattaggcagagaagaaaaaaaacaaaccgATGCATGGCCACCATGGAAGCAGAGGAGTCCATCATTGGAGTTGCATGTGGTACAAGTCCGTGAGGAACGAGTGGCAAAACCGCCTAGGGCCGAGGTTTCCAACCAACCACGTTTTCTTCAATCTTGTCTATAAGTTTGCGGCTCTCCTTTTTCCTCCTACATTTCTAGAGGATTGGGAATGTAGAACgctctttccttatttttttttcctatgggTTAGGCGGTTCAGAGAGGAGGGAGAGGTTTTTGATTCGAGTTcttttacttatatttttaaaacatttaattaaaaaagtcacattatattttctaaaatgttgaagacgatttaatttagtgattaaagttaaaaatctaaaaattaaaagttttagAATCAAATGCTCTCACCTTCTACCTACTTAAATTTCACCCTTCACTCactgaaaaatatttttcttttccgaCCAGAAAGAAAAAAGCTACACCTTAGAAAAGTAgggtttctctccttttttttctttttgcttttctaattcgACGGTGACTTCGAACCTtataaaaggaataaaaaaaaaaaaaacttgatagTCTAACAAAAACCCTAATGGTCACTTAGCTATTAGAAAATTGGAGGCCAATGAATTTTATATTATCTTCTgcaaaattattaatatatatttttaaagagAGTACCtagtttattttataaaaagtATATACATAGTGTAAAgagcaaataaaaaatttaaaattttgtagtGTTTGGTATTTTAGGCCGTGTCATGAGGGAACTGGATTTTGACATAAATTATTGCCACTCATCCCAGAAAGTTGGCAATAATCAAAACGAAACTAAATCAGGccatttacaaaacaaataatcATCTTGATTATACTCTTAAAAAAgcttaaacaaataaattttggcATATAagacactatccaaacaaatcagGCCATTTGCAAAATTTACCATTTACCGAGCGTTTAATGTTGTACGACTTACGGGATTTACTAAAATAAACCTTCAATCTTCTGAAGTTCGGGATTTGCCGAATGCCCAAATCCTTTTGGGATTAATTTAATTGGAGATTAGAAGGGCCGAgcgtaggcctgtcaacgggtcgggtctagacccggatccggaccggatccgtgaaattaatgcgggtatgggtagggatttaattccgttttccggatccggatccggatccgttttgtcaaacaaaaaacgggtcggatacggaatatagtattccggcccgtattagacccggatccggatataaatgaattaataatttaaaaaatatatatttatcaatataatttgattagggtgatgtattttaataaagttaatttgatttcttttcttatttgattttttctttgcattagttagaaattaatttacaaatatatttttttctcatttttattagaaattataaaatttggtaaatttgttcgggtagacccggatccggatccgggaccgccggatccggatccggaacgtAGAATAAaggacccgtcgggtaaacgggttggatccggatccggcatagtaattcgggtccgggtccgaaataatgaattccggcccggacccgacccgttgacagccctagcCGAGCGCGAGCCAATGCTCGAGACCACTCATTCTGGGCCAAGTTTAAGCTTGCTAATATCCAGTTTAGCAATGGACTTCAAATTGGTATGCATTGTTGCATTGGTGTTTTAAGATGTCCAAAATGGTTACTATTATTTACAAAGCCCAATATGGTAACTAGTCGTAAATTTTAGTGTGACAATTTTTTGAGTAAAGTAAGTAGGAACTGAAAATGAATTCTATGTATATTATTCTCTTGGCTTTTCTCTCTCTAGCTAAAAATAACTAAAGGATTGAATAAGACTACATGAGAATTTGGGATTTACCAATATGATTATCTCTAGATCTCTACTATGTATAAAGCCTCTACCACCATTTTGGTGTAAAAAAATGTgtcacagttttttttttttttttttttttttgtattttgagcacaaaaagaaaaatgggaaaaaacgGAAAGAAAACTCCAATCCAAACGAGTTTTCCACGCTTTGGGTGTCATCTTTTTgtattttcatttaaaaaaaatgaaagaactCCATCCAAACGACGTTTACCCCTCAAACACTTAAAAATGTGTCATCCTTTGAATTTTTTCATTCTCACATATTTGAATTGCGAGTTTTGCATATCGAAATATTTGTTTAGCATGTTTCTCAATTATCTATTTACCTTATATAATCACATGGTTACAATAAATTTTTGTACGAAAACTCCAATCTAAACCGACAAATTTGTAACCTTACacatcttttctctttctccccATGACATTCAGCACAAATTTTGTAGTTAAGCACACACCTGaattattttaaaaacacaCTAATAATACATTAGGGAAAAAGGTCTGCATATGGGAAGTAGCCAATTAATGATGATTGTTCTATAttcttgaaaggaaaaaaatagcaTAACATAAATTAAGATATTAAAAGAGAACTCAAACTGAGCTAAGAAAGAGGATCCACCTCTATCATATGGGCAAACAGCGCCATCCAAAATGCTTCACCCGATGGCCAACTCGCTTAGAAATGGGTTGGTTATACAAGAGTAGAATCGGAGTTCAACTTTGGCACAGGGAGAGGCCTCTTATCCCTCCAGCCTGGTTCAAGCGTAAGCAAACGGTGCTTAGGAGTTCAAATAAACAAGTCAGTGATGCTTATCAGCTTTTTTGGACAGCAATTGAATATAATAAACCCGATAAAGTGAGGGTGGGATCATTAAATTCTTAAACAACTCCAATTTGATACAGATTGCAGGGAATAGGCCGATAAAACccaacaaaacagaaaaagataGACACAGAACCTCGTTGCTGACTCAGCATTGAACTCTGTAAGCTCTCCATAACTTCCTAATTTTAGTAAGTTTTCCCTGAAATTGTTTTCTTGAATCGTTCAGCAACATCATCTCATCTATCAGTAATCTGGGGTGGAAACACTTTGAATTAGTtttctgaattttaatgtttgACTTCTTTCGTTCAAATCCGTCAGACGGTTGCTGAGACTGTAATTTGAGTTATAAAGTCTCAATGATCTGTCTTTTTGACTTCTTTCAAGAATATGTTCTTGATTTAAATAACGTTACTCTCTAAGTAATTGTGGTGTATAAGGTTTTCAAGTTTCCTGCGTATGCTTTAGAAAATATTAAATGCAGCTACTGCACCATGTCAAACTAAGCTGCAAGACTCGTCTTTTAAGTTTCAGATAGGGTGTCTGCAATGTGGCTTTGACTTCTTTCTAGTGATTGGCTTGCTGTACAGAAAAATAGGGTAGCCCGGATGACTGGACCTAAAGCAAAAAAAGCTGGAGCGGATGcacttaattttttgtttttccaccACTGGATTGGGatttattttaaactttttctCTGATGGAAATCTAACCAACACAAAGCAAAGTGGAAGACAATCATTTATAGAGTTTCTTCTGATTTTAATTGTTCGCACCTTAGATAATTGTTTCTGGCATTTAACTCCATTTTTGCTGTTAATGAGATTCAAAATCAGACTATTTGCTATTTGCAGCATGTTTGATGATTTTGTCTATTCACTATTGCACTGCTGTTTTGGGCTACGATATTTGAATGTGTTGTATACCAAATAAATATTGATTAGTGAATTAGCATTCTTGGTTCTTTGCCGGCTTCATTGTTTATCTATGCAGTATGTTTTTTCTTGGGACTCACATCGTATATGGTTTCTAATTTGTATTCACTTTTAGGTTGTGATAATATGAATTACTCCTTGAAATGCCAGTTTCTTATAGTGACTGTTTAAAACGTTTATGTTTCAGCTCCATCGTAGTGTCATCACCATATGGCGCTTTACCGCAGCTCTCACTCAATCCGCAGAGCCGTTGCCAATAGTTGGAGACTCTCACTAAAGCCAATTTCAGCAGCCTACAATTCTTGTGATTGGAGTTACTTCAATGAGAATAATGACAATAATTGGTGTCgttttaattttgttaagaGCCCATTTACATCTGGTTCTCCCcatgtgaaattttcgaacaCTGATACTTCAACATCATCGTACTCAACATTACACCCCCTCCATGAAGGGCCTTCTTATATGCGTGCTGCTGTTTTTTGGGAACCAAACAAACCCCTCACAATTGAAGACTTCCAAATGCCCCGGCCAAAAGCTAATGAAATCCTCATCAAAACCAAGGGTACATCTGTTCCTCCTATACCTCTATTCCTTTTATTATACATCAGCTGTCAACatcatgaaaatagaaaatcCAAGAATTTAGTTTCGTTTAGAAGATCACCAAACTGAAGGTGACTCTTTCCAAGAATATTTGACTATCTGGTTGCTATATATGACTTCAATCATGCATGAATAGTCAAAACCCAATAGTAACCGTAGTTTAAGTAATCTAGGTGTATATGTGTAGACAGCTGGAATTATCTTGCATAAAAACTGTATAGTGAATTAGCTGGATGCAAGCAGGCATGACACAGCCAAAAGGGAAGAAATAGGATGTGAGACTAGTAGATGATGCTTCTTGTCTTGCTTAATGAGCGTTTCCATCATTAGCTTAAAGTGTTAGTGCGCTTTATGAACACTTAATATCTTAAATGATATGTTTGCTTCAATCAACTGCGTGCAGCCTGTGGGGTGTGCCACTCGGATCTGCATGTAATAAAAGGTGAGCTTCCATTTGCAAGCCCTTGCGTCGTGGGCCATGAGATAACAGGTGAGGTCGTTGAACATGGCGCACTCACCGACTCTAAAATCGTTGAAAGGTTTAACATTTAGTTTGTGTGTCCCTTTCGTGATATGCAGTGTAGTTGCAAACATGCTCACCTTTTACTGATTCTTTGCTTTGAATTTTATTTCTTCAGATTTCCTGTAGGAGCTCAAGTTGTTGGAGCTTTCATAATGCCTTGTGGTAGttgtttcttttgctctaagGTGGCTTGCATTGATACTTTACTTTTCATCTGCTTGCCATATTTGTATGTCATTCGTTTATACTTCATTTAGAGCAtaataaacaaatcaaattatgAGCTGATGATGAATTTGGGTTGGAAATAGGGTCAAGATGACTTGTGTGAGTCATTCTTTGCTTATAACCGAGCAAAAGGAACACTTTATGATGGTGAAACACGGCTATTTCTCCGTAGCAATGGTAATCAAGTCTTTACAGCTTTTTTGTTGGGTTTCAAACTGCTTTGCTCTACTTGTAGGTTGAGTGTATAATTTTTTGCATTTGATCACCTTATGTTGCCACTTTGGTGTGGAATATTATAGATCACaactttttgaaatttttgtagcATCAGGAATCTTTAAACTTTGATGTTAAATCCAAATATGGATGTGTCTCCTTATTCCAAAGAAAGGGTCTTTTCCCTTATTTTTAACTGTATTACAATATTCGTAAGAAGTTGAATTTTCATTTGAGTTGTATTTGAAGATTCCCATGTTTTCTTCCATATTATGCTCCATTAAACCATTGCACAAATAGTTGTTTTCCCTAATGTCTACCAAAATTTCCAGTGTCTATTATGGATATTTTACCTCCATCAAGCTACAAGAATTAAAGCTTTGTGCAAAGTATAGCTTTGCTTTTATGGTTAAAGGTTCAAATTTGGGTTTCCTGCATAAGCTCCTGATGGATCTTCATTTTGTGGGATTTGCCAAACAATTTTTTGCTTCTTTAAGTGAAAATGATTCTTTGTAGAACAGGCTTTAAGAAGTTTGTTTGATTTTGGATGCGCAGGAAAACCAGTGTATATGTACAGTATGGGAGGTCTTGCGGAGTACTGTGTAGTGCCAGCACATGGATTGACTGTTCTACCGAATTCCTTGCCTTACACTGAATCTGCTATACTGGGTTGTGCTGTTTTTACTGCCTACGGGGCTATGGCTCATGCTGCACAGGTTCGCCCTGGCGATGCCATTGCTGTGATTGGCATAGGTGGTGTGGGCTCAAGGTATAAAACTCAGATTCCTTGGGTAGTACTGCCCATTCTATTTACAGGTTTAAATATTTCATTTGGGTTTTATGACCAAATGAGAAATGCAGGTTTCTGTGAAACCGAGAAAGTTGTTTAATTATAATGATAGAAGCATAATGTATATCCAGATATGGTGTTTGGATTTCGTTTATGAAGATTGCTTTTATGTTATGGGAGTGAAAAGTTACTCAAGGTATCAATGGAAGTACTTCTagaatttttcttcctttcatcTGTACTCTTCTCTTTTTATCAGTGATAAGGCCTGATGACTGACACTGTGAAGGCCTTGTTTCCGTGTTGAAAGGGCAAAAAAGACTAATTGAGATACTTCCTCTTGGAGAGATAGCCATCCATTCATACTCTCTTGATCATTGAAGTGCATGAGTATGCCTTCATATGCTTTGATTAAGCTTGGTGGATAATGCTCTAAATATAGTACAATTTTCTGGCGATTaagatttttggagatattCTTGGGTTTGGGCATCTCAATAGTTGTTGTTGTTATCATGGCTTATAActcatttttcatggtcttTTTCAAAATGCACCAGTTACCCATTCTGATTCTCAAGTACTGGAAAAGGATATGGGAACTTTTGCAGATGCTTGCTTGAAATTTATGTGCCACGATTATCTTCTGGACCAATCAATCTTCACTACATTTAACTTGTTGTGCATGACTTGCAATCGTCTCATGATTACTAATTGGTGGAAGAGCAACTCTCAAGGATCTGTGTTTAGGGAAATCACATATAACGCTGGAAATAGAAGTTAACAGTTATAACTACAAGAAAGTGTTGTTGCTCATGGATCTTCATGTTTTGGATGCTGGATGAAATCAATATATACCTACACATGAACTTTTACCTTACTACATGAAAACGTAGACCATGATGGTAGCAGCCATTGTCAaaattgtcttttttttttttttttcctttgcttctCTCTTTTTACTCTTTATTCTTGATATCTTCCTGCACAAAAATTAGAACTTTTGGCAATTTAAGCTTTAATTTAGTGAAGTACagaatgtaaaagtaaatacaaatctcattttgttttttttttccttgctcaGTTGCCTGCAGATAGCACGGGCATTTGGGGCTTCTGAGATTATTGCTGTGGATGTCCAAGATGAGAAACTGCAGAAAGCAAAAACTCTTGGAGCTACTTATACCATAAATGCACGAAATGAAGATGCTGCTAAAAAAATTAAGGTAGTTGatccttttcttttgtatttaattTCGAGATAAGAACAATTTCTTATTATAGGGTTTCTGAAACAATAATGTTTTACACTTTTTGTCATGTTAAAGTAGTTTCTTGAAAAGATTGGCTTAGGCATGTAAAGTCCTGCCAACGAAGTAATTGAGCCTTCTTTGCAGGTGGGCATGTGGTTCACATTTTGCTTTTCTTGGGTGTATGTTCTTACTTTTTTGCTAATTTAGATTATACATACATGTGTTTCAATGTGTTTCATatctaatattttaattttcatgcTGAGTTATTGTTCTATGGATTTGCATCCTGATGAAAACATACCTAAGCTTGAATCTTTCTGATGCAAAACCTGAACTATGGCATTCTTCATGCTGCTCTATTAGATAGTTTTGACTTCATACAATTTTAATTAGCTTTCACAAGTACCCACCTTATCCATCTAGATTGAAAAGTAGCTTTCCTAGATTAATTGCTGCTGCACACCCCTCTAGTCTTGTGCAAACAGATTCAACAGTTTCTCTCTCTCGGTATCTGCTTTTCCATTTCTCTCTCCTTTTGACTTTCTATATGTGACTGCCCATAGATTTATGTCTCTGACAGAACATAATACTTGATTGGCAATCATTTGAAGCTAGAAGCTGCATACAAGTTCTTAATTAAAAATTCCTTGTAAAGAGATGATTAAAGGTTCCGCGGATAACAGGTTTATTTTAACAGGAAATAACAGGGGGAATGGGTGTAGATGTTGCTGTGGAAGCCTTGGGAAAACCACAAACCTTTAATCAGTGTGTTCAGAGTGTTCGAGATGGAGGAAAAGCAGTAATGATTGGCCTTACACTCTCTGGTGCCAAAGGCGAGGTTGACATAAATCATTTGGTTCGTAGACAGGTGTGTGAATTATTTCATAGAAATTAAAATTTCTGTTTTACATAGTGAATTTTTATTCtaaagtagtagtagtatttttcTTTACTCGAAAGCACAACATGGACCCGTTTAAATAAACAATTTTGTTTAGAAATTTGAATTGTTCAGGGAAGGGATAATTTAGTTGGCAGGCCCATGCTAATTGTGTTAAAGGTAAATTTCTAGATTAGACATGGTGAAAACTAGAAGGTACTAACTAGTTACTGGAATTGAGGTCGTGCTTGTAACAAGTGACATCTGAGTTCGTCTAGCTTGGTGATTAAAAAGCATCAGTATCAATCTCTATTTGGCGGTAAAAACTAAAACTGGAAATTACCGGCCTCTCTACATGGTTATTGAGGTTCCTTGCGACGAGTTGCATCTTGTATTCATTCACCTTGCAATTTAGATTGTCGGTGGCCCTCCTATTGCCAGTTACACAGTCAAAAGTTCTTGTGCTTCCCTTTCAGCAAGAGGACTGTAGGAATGTGATTCTGTCATTCAGACAATTCATTGTCAATAGCTTTTTCCTTGCTCAAGCTCTCCGATAATGCACATTAGGCTTCTAGATAATCAGATTACCTTTTCCATTTCATGCTTGTTGTGCGTAACATACTTCTTTTGGCATTTGCATGTTGCAGATAAAAGTAATTGGATCATATGGGGGTAGGGCGAGGCAAGATTTGCCCAAGTTGGTTAAACTAGCAGAAAGTGGCATATTCAATCTCAAGGCAGCTGTTTCCAGGACATTGACGTTTGAAGAGGCTGATAAAGCATATAAGGACCTTGACAAGGGAAACATTATTGGACGTGCTGTTGTGGAGATCATGTAATTTCGCACTCTGAAACTTTGAAAGAAATGGCTCTTGCCATGCCACAGTGCCGGCCTATAAGTTCTTGTTGTCTGTGAAACTAGAGTTCAGTTTGTAAAGAAACAACTCTTTCTGAGTCTGGAAAGACAAATGGAAAatacttttgctttttaataAGTAACATTTTAGCACTTGATTTTACTCCTTTATAACTTGCAGTGGTCTTTTTAACTTGCAGATAATGCAACTTCTGCAAAAATGCATTTAGATGTTCTCCTTTATATCTAGAAATCTTCCATTCAAGAAAAGCATTATCAAACTGCTATTATTCATGCAGAGCAGTCATTGTGCATATTGTACTGAATGGACAAATCAGGGTTTGGATTGTGGTTTTACGCAGAAAACTTTTTAcgttttccgtgaacacatttttcaattatctttttatcttgtatatatatcaaattattacaacatatttttccacaaaaacttctaaaaataataattcaaCCGACAGACCTGAACATTCTCTTAGGTGCAATTTGTCTTCTTAGCTTAACAACAGGCTTGTGGAGAATGAAAAGAGAAATTCCAAGATAAAAAGAATTACTAACAGGGAGGTTATCTGGAAGATTGATCAAATAAAGTAGGTAGAATTTTGTTTACAAAAATGGATTTATACTTCACGTCCCATCTATATtaagtttttcctttttaaatttatttttcaacatATCTAGTCTATGCGGGAATGGGGAGCTTTTCAATCGAGTTCTGATTGCTGACGTGGCGAGCTTCCATTGGCCGATTGGTGGTCGTCTGCCTCGTGTGAATTCGCTCGCGTGAATTTGGTCCGTCCAGCcgattgtttctttct
It includes:
- the LOC113739997 gene encoding uncharacterized protein, with the translated sequence MALYRSSHSIRRAVANSWRLSLKPISAAYNSCDWSYFNENNDNNWCRFNFVKSPFTSGSPHVKFSNTDTSTSSYSTLHPLHEGPSYMRAAVFWEPNKPLTIEDFQMPRPKANEILIKTKACGVCHSDLHVIKGELPFASPCVVGHEITGEVVEHGALTDSKIVERFPVGAQVVGAFIMPCGSCFFCSKGQDDLCESFFAYNRAKGTLYDGETRLFLRSNGKPVYMYSMGGLAEYCVVPAHGLTVLPNSLPYTESAILGCAVFTAYGAMAHAAQVRPGDAIAVIGIGGVGSSCLQIARAFGASEIIAVDVQDEKLQKAKTLGATYTINARNEDAAKKIKEITGGMGVDVAVEALGKPQTFNQCVQSVRDGGKAVMIGLTLSGAKGEVDINHLVRRQIKVIGSYGGRARQDLPKLVKLAESGIFNLKAAVSRTLTFEEADKAYKDLDKGNIIGRAVVEIM